A region of bacterium DNA encodes the following proteins:
- the rdgB gene encoding RdgB/HAM1 family non-canonical purine NTP pyrophosphatase, protein MRAREIRLLVATGNLHKLEELHHALEAAFGPVELKSLRDFPELAEPVEDGATLAENALIKARALHAHCGGLCVADDTGLLVDALDGAPGVHSARWAGPGCSYADNVRRLCRQIGPVPSDRRQARFETVLAVVEPDGGETLLRGACHGLILDAPRGEGGFGYDPVFLVPELGRTFAELSLAEKNALSHRGRAVEKLVAWLREARGW, encoded by the coding sequence ATGAGGGCGCGCGAAATCCGCCTCCTCGTCGCCACCGGCAACCTTCACAAGCTCGAGGAGCTGCACCACGCCCTCGAGGCCGCCTTCGGCCCTGTTGAGCTGAAATCGCTGCGCGACTTCCCGGAGCTGGCGGAGCCCGTCGAGGACGGCGCGACTCTGGCCGAGAACGCCCTCATCAAGGCGCGGGCGCTGCACGCGCACTGCGGCGGGCTCTGCGTCGCCGACGACACGGGCCTGCTGGTGGACGCCCTGGACGGGGCGCCCGGCGTCCACAGCGCGCGCTGGGCGGGACCGGGCTGCAGCTACGCCGACAATGTCCGCCGCCTGTGCCGGCAGATCGGGCCGGTGCCGTCCGACCGGCGCCAGGCGCGCTTCGAGACGGTGCTGGCCGTGGTGGAACCCGACGGGGGCGAGACCCTGCTCCGCGGCGCCTGCCACGGGCTGATCCTCGATGCGCCGCGCGGCGAGGGCGGCTTCGGCTACGACCCGGTCTTCCTCGTGCCCGAGCTGGGCCGCACTTTCGCCGAGCTGAGCCTGGCGGAGAAGAACGCCCTCAGCCACCGCGGACGGGCCGTGGAGAAACTGGTCGCCTGGTTGCGCGAGGCGCGGGGCTGGTGA